Proteins found in one Methanospirillum hungatei JF-1 genomic segment:
- a CDS encoding DUF3536 domain-containing protein, with the protein MIQDPGWVNSINRYICIHGHFYQPPRENPWLEEIEIEESAFPFHDWNERVTNECYAPNAASRILGSERRIIDIVNNYSRISFNFGPTLLSWLKNHNQEVYQAILQADKDSQQIFSGHGSAIAQIYNHLIMPLANSRDKKTEILWGVKDFIYRFGRMPEGMWLSETAVDNETLDLLALHGIRFTILAPHQARRIRKIGEETWSDVTKETLDIGRPYLCILPSGRTIAIFFYEPGIAGEVAFGNLLENGDQFTRRLIEAFPRDSHRPHLVSIATDGETYGHHHRFADMALAYALHEIESKNLAKITIYGEYLERFPPVYEVAIAENTSWSCSHGVKRWEDDCGCRALYACLISDTSVCYPASFTSGSSPYNLKPWNQKWRRPLRDAISWLINELAVLFEREMEVFFHDPWQIRDAYGDIIIHRTYEEISRFFTSYAKRTPNPEEITRCLKLLEMQKNALFMQTSCGWFFDDLAGIETVQIMMYACRAMQLARDVTGMNFEPEFIRYLEKGFSNLAHLGNGGDIYTKYVKTAIFDINRLAFQFAIMSLIEGRPDESPVSLYEICCKSYEQAETGSLKLAMGHALFRSKSTLKESTLMFIALHMGDHNFVGGVRTYSSENDFEEIKEDIWNAFTKSDLPGMILSLDRHFDVHSYSLWHLFPDGKRKVMYSILNEALESAQYAYHQLCHRHFPFVTAMKELNIPSPIALDFPIQYTLNRELIACLDEDIIHIERIQRILDDMNRGNFLPDTKLLSVHAAHTIARLLSGIEKEPDQIEDIILVNKLFSLLSPMSLSMDLWACQNTYFRIGQHMCHTMKQTMETGDDHAQTWIREYSLLGEYLGVRCH; encoded by the coding sequence ATGATTCAGGATCCAGGCTGGGTGAACTCTATCAATCGGTATATTTGCATTCATGGACATTTTTACCAGCCTCCACGGGAAAATCCATGGCTGGAAGAGATTGAGATTGAAGAATCTGCATTTCCTTTTCACGACTGGAATGAACGGGTCACCAATGAATGTTATGCCCCAAACGCAGCGTCACGAATACTCGGATCTGAACGCCGGATCATCGATATTGTAAATAATTACTCCAGAATCAGTTTCAACTTCGGGCCGACCCTTCTCTCATGGCTAAAAAACCATAACCAGGAGGTCTATCAGGCCATCCTTCAGGCGGATAAAGATAGTCAGCAGATCTTTTCGGGTCATGGATCCGCAATCGCCCAGATATATAACCACCTTATTATGCCTCTGGCAAACAGCCGGGATAAAAAAACCGAGATACTCTGGGGGGTGAAAGATTTTATCTACCGGTTTGGCAGGATGCCGGAAGGGATGTGGTTATCTGAGACTGCTGTCGATAATGAAACCCTCGATCTTCTTGCCCTCCATGGGATACGGTTTACCATCCTTGCACCTCACCAGGCCAGGCGGATTCGAAAGATAGGAGAAGAGACCTGGAGCGATGTTACCAAAGAAACACTGGATATCGGCAGACCATATCTGTGCATCCTTCCCTCAGGAAGAACCATTGCCATATTTTTTTACGAGCCGGGAATAGCAGGGGAGGTGGCTTTTGGAAACCTGCTCGAAAATGGCGACCAGTTCACGAGACGACTAATTGAGGCATTCCCACGCGATTCTCATAGGCCACATCTGGTCTCCATTGCAACCGACGGAGAGACATATGGACATCATCACCGGTTTGCTGATATGGCATTGGCATATGCCCTCCATGAGATTGAATCAAAGAATCTGGCAAAGATTACTATATACGGCGAATACCTGGAGAGATTTCCGCCCGTATATGAAGTGGCCATAGCAGAAAACACCTCATGGAGCTGTAGTCATGGTGTGAAACGCTGGGAGGATGATTGTGGTTGCCGGGCGTTATACGCCTGCCTGATTTCGGATACATCGGTCTGTTATCCAGCATCATTCACATCCGGGTCATCCCCGTATAATCTTAAACCATGGAACCAGAAATGGCGGAGGCCTCTCAGGGATGCGATATCATGGCTCATCAATGAACTGGCGGTCCTTTTTGAACGGGAGATGGAAGTATTCTTTCATGATCCCTGGCAGATCAGGGATGCCTACGGTGACATCATCATTCACCGCACTTATGAAGAGATATCACGTTTCTTTACATCATATGCGAAACGGACACCCAATCCTGAAGAGATAACACGATGCCTCAAACTTCTTGAGATGCAGAAGAATGCCCTCTTTATGCAGACCAGTTGCGGGTGGTTTTTTGATGATCTTGCCGGCATTGAAACCGTCCAGATTATGATGTATGCCTGCCGGGCGATGCAGCTGGCACGTGATGTGACCGGTATGAACTTTGAACCTGAATTTATCAGGTATCTTGAAAAAGGTTTTTCCAATCTGGCACATCTTGGAAATGGCGGGGATATCTACACGAAATATGTAAAAACTGCCATTTTTGATATCAACCGACTGGCTTTTCAGTTTGCTATCATGTCCCTGATTGAAGGAAGACCTGATGAATCACCGGTGAGTCTCTATGAGATCTGCTGTAAATCATATGAACAGGCAGAGACCGGGAGTTTAAAGCTGGCCATGGGGCATGCCCTCTTTAGATCGAAGAGTACATTAAAAGAGTCAACGTTGATGTTTATCGCTCTTCATATGGGGGATCATAATTTCGTCGGAGGAGTGCGGACCTATTCATCTGAAAATGATTTTGAAGAGATTAAAGAGGATATATGGAATGCATTTACAAAAAGTGATCTTCCAGGTATGATTTTGTCACTAGATCGACATTTTGATGTTCATTCGTACTCACTCTGGCACCTGTTTCCGGATGGGAAAAGAAAAGTAATGTATAGTATTCTCAATGAAGCCCTGGAAAGTGCTCAGTATGCATACCATCAACTCTGCCACAGACATTTTCCGTTTGTTACTGCAATGAAGGAACTGAATATACCTTCGCCTATAGCACTTGATTTTCCTATCCAATACACCTTAAATAGGGAACTTATTGCCTGTCTTGATGAGGATATTATTCATATTGAGAGAATTCAGAGGATACTTGATGATATGAACAGGGGAAATTTCCTTCCTGATACAAAACTTCTCTCAGTCCATGCTGCTCATACCATTGCAAGACTTCTGAGTGGTATTGAAAAAGAGCCAGACCAGATTGAAGACATAATATTAGTAAACAAGTTATTCAGCCTTCTCTCCCCAATGTCTCTCTCAATGGATCTATGGGCATGCCAGAACACATATTTCCGAATAGGTCAGCATATGTGTCATACGATGAAACAGACCATGGAGACCGGCGATGACCATGCGCAGACCTGGATACGGGAATATTCATTGCTTGGTGAGTACTTAGGTGTCAGATGCCATTGA
- the pfkA gene encoding 6-phosphofructokinase encodes MNGKIPGSSRIGILTSGGDAPGMNAAIRAVYRAAHELGIEVVGIRRGFSGLIEGDFFLMDRSHVANIIHLGGTVLGTSRSEEFKTSEGRKKSAENLRNAEIDALLVIGGEGSFRGADLFNDETGIPTIGIPGSIDNDIPGTDFSIGFDTAINTALEAIDKIRDTAISHGRLFFVEVMGRSSDLIAIESGIAGGAEYLVLPGDHDAIMDLCARLTDAFSAGKRYAIVVVAEGERPGCSFEISKKVSEQIDIESRVVVLGHIQRGGSPTARDRVLAAKLGVSAVYAYTKSHAGVMVGELRRSVVLTPFDKVITGRQKPEPNIIRLAHILTK; translated from the coding sequence ATGAATGGAAAAATTCCCGGGTCATCACGAATAGGGATTCTTACATCTGGTGGCGATGCTCCTGGTATGAATGCAGCAATCAGGGCTGTATACCGTGCCGCACATGAACTGGGTATTGAAGTAGTCGGAATCAGGAGAGGATTTTCCGGGCTGATTGAAGGGGATTTTTTCCTAATGGACAGATCGCATGTGGCAAATATTATCCACCTGGGTGGCACTGTCCTTGGAACTTCGAGATCTGAAGAGTTTAAGACGAGTGAAGGACGGAAAAAATCTGCAGAAAATCTTAGGAATGCTGAAATAGATGCCCTCCTTGTCATAGGCGGTGAAGGTTCATTCAGAGGTGCCGACCTCTTCAATGATGAGACTGGTATCCCGACTATCGGCATTCCGGGCTCTATCGATAATGATATTCCAGGGACTGACTTTTCTATCGGGTTTGATACCGCCATAAATACTGCCCTTGAAGCGATTGATAAGATACGGGATACGGCAATATCTCATGGGCGGTTATTTTTTGTTGAAGTGATGGGAAGGTCTTCAGATCTCATCGCCATCGAGAGCGGCATTGCCGGTGGAGCTGAGTACCTGGTTCTCCCAGGGGATCATGATGCCATTATGGATCTCTGTGCCAGGCTGACTGATGCGTTTTCAGCAGGAAAGCGATACGCCATCGTAGTTGTTGCGGAAGGTGAGAGACCGGGTTGCAGTTTTGAGATATCAAAAAAGGTATCAGAGCAGATAGATATTGAGTCGCGGGTGGTGGTTCTGGGTCATATTCAGCGGGGAGGAAGTCCGACCGCACGGGATCGGGTCCTGGCTGCTAAACTCGGGGTAAGTGCTGTCTACGCATATACAAAAAGTCATGCCGGGGTGATGGTTGGTGAACTGAGACGGAGCGTGGTTCTTACCCCCTTTGATAAGGTAATCACCGGACGACAGAAACCAGAACCGAATATTATCCGCCTGGCCCACATTCTGACAAAATAA
- a CDS encoding IS1634-like element ISMhu4 family transposase, producing the protein MIAPTHQIEHIGGIPYIFETLKELQIIRILNEVYSPHRNWVGLPIGETIAIWICYCLTENDHRMCPLEKWVTTKKNLLEKLIGFQFSPKCFTDDHLARILSLLHNNELWNRFESELNRSTLRIYGLTDENIVRLDMTTVNSNGIIDKNGLIQFGNSKDDASLPQIKIVLSVLDVLGLPLTVSVVPGNCADDPLYIPAMEKVKKSTGQSGLLFVGDCKMGAIATRLYTTINNDFYLCPLSEVSHPTQEIYSAIIAHQESNLSFTQVSRSYYDGSDAIIAEGFEKKISHSMEYEGKIITWEERLIYAKSFAHANKFRLSLEEQVKKAFFEINSMNKRGKGKKIYRTIEEAKEKVHAILGDKGLTAVFEVEYIEHISNTPKRKYGNNPARIEQSTRIEVKPTINLQALQQAQELSGWRVYVTNKPENELSMQDVVLTYRDQYIIEHQFHRLKGKALSLAPMFIQRDDRIDGLVKFLTIVMRPLVIIEKKVRDSLKSRGQGLSGLFEYNPTKIVNNPKTERIIEFFKEIYLLVSFYGEQVFYTITGINQKHREILNLMNVDISVYTQLGSIQESEFKISER; encoded by the coding sequence ATGATCGCTCCGACACATCAAATTGAACACATCGGCGGAATCCCATATATCTTTGAAACATTAAAAGAACTTCAAATCATACGAATTTTGAATGAGGTATATTCGCCTCACAGAAACTGGGTGGGTTTGCCGATTGGTGAAACGATTGCCATTTGGATCTGCTACTGCCTGACCGAAAATGATCATCGTATGTGTCCCTTGGAGAAGTGGGTTACTACCAAAAAAAATTTACTGGAAAAATTGATTGGTTTTCAATTTAGTCCAAAATGCTTTACTGATGACCATTTGGCTCGTATATTATCTCTATTGCACAATAATGAACTTTGGAACCGATTTGAATCTGAATTAAATCGTTCTACACTGCGTATATATGGTTTAACGGATGAAAACATCGTCCGTCTTGATATGACAACAGTAAACAGCAATGGAATTATCGATAAAAACGGATTAATACAATTTGGCAACTCAAAAGATGACGCCTCCCTCCCTCAAATAAAAATCGTACTTTCAGTGCTTGATGTGCTGGGTTTGCCCCTCACCGTTAGTGTAGTCCCTGGAAATTGTGCTGATGATCCTCTCTATATCCCTGCAATGGAAAAGGTGAAAAAATCTACGGGACAATCTGGATTACTTTTTGTGGGAGATTGCAAAATGGGTGCCATAGCAACTCGTTTGTATACGACTATCAATAATGACTTTTATTTATGCCCGTTATCAGAAGTCTCTCATCCTACTCAGGAAATTTATTCTGCAATCATAGCACATCAGGAGTCTAATCTTTCCTTCACACAAGTTTCACGATCGTACTATGATGGAAGCGATGCGATTATAGCCGAAGGATTTGAGAAAAAAATATCTCATTCAATGGAATATGAGGGGAAAATCATAACCTGGGAGGAACGGCTAATCTACGCAAAATCATTTGCTCATGCAAATAAATTCAGATTATCACTTGAAGAGCAAGTAAAAAAAGCTTTCTTTGAGATAAATTCAATGAATAAAAGAGGAAAGGGAAAGAAAATTTACCGAACAATCGAGGAAGCAAAAGAAAAAGTACATGCTATTCTTGGAGATAAGGGATTAACAGCGGTATTCGAAGTTGAGTATATCGAGCATATTAGTAATACTCCAAAACGAAAATACGGAAACAATCCCGCCAGAATTGAACAATCGACGAGAATTGAGGTTAAACCAACTATTAACTTGCAAGCCCTTCAACAAGCGCAGGAATTATCAGGATGGAGGGTATATGTAACAAATAAACCAGAAAATGAATTATCGATGCAAGATGTTGTTCTGACTTACCGTGATCAGTATATCATAGAGCATCAATTTCATCGGCTGAAGGGAAAGGCACTTTCACTTGCCCCAATGTTTATTCAACGAGATGACAGAATTGATGGTTTAGTGAAGTTTTTGACTATTGTAATGAGACCACTTGTTATTATTGAGAAAAAAGTCAGGGATTCGCTGAAAAGTAGAGGTCAGGGTTTGAGTGGTCTTTTCGAATATAATCCAACGAAAATAGTAAATAATCCTAAAACTGAAAGAATTATTGAGTTTTTCAAAGAGATTTATTTGTTAGTTTCATTTTATGGTGAACAGGTTTTTTACACAATTACTGGGATAAATCAAAAGCATCGAGAGATTTTAAATCTGATGAATGTTGATATTAGTGTTTATACTCAATTGGGATCAATTCAGGAATCTGAATTTAAGATCAGCGAACGGTGA